The DNA window CATCTTCCAGAGGGTTCCAGTTTGTACGGGACACACCAGCGAGCAGGAGAGGTGACGGCGTAGccgggctgggctggggggagaCGCGGCCATGGCGGAGAGGGGAGCCGAGCGAAGGCCTACCAGTTTGGCGACACAGTTTGGGAGGCGGGCCCTCGTCACAGGAGCAGAGCCGCGCAGGCAGGAGGGACGAGGGGGCGTGTCTTAGCCTGACAGTCCTCTGCGATTTTTGAGCAAAAGTCGGCAGTCCATCTTTCGGGTAATggaaaaaatgacaagctgACTTACAGGTATAAGGGCTGGGACCCGGGGGCGGGAGGGTGGAACGATTACTAGACCAAGTTCACCAGTGGGGGAAGAGGAGAGAGCCAGGCAGGTGGGCAGGTCTTAACAGTCTACCATGGACCACGATCTTGATTGGTTCTCATCATCATGATCATCAAACACCGCGACCCAGACAACAAGCCCATTTAATacacgccccaccccccccacaacagGTGAAACGCTGCCCTGCACACGCCAGTGATATCAACAAGTGAGATCATTGAAATGATTACGAATTACACCCTCCACTTCAAGTgtcaaaaaaaatacaaattaagacAACAAAAATCATTAAGAACAACAATTATCACTTATGGATTCTTACGAAGAGGATCTCTTTTGCCTCATCCCCCTCAAATTCTCCTCTTtaggcaaaaaaacaaaaaaacatacatacaaataatatcaataatataacaaaaaaaatgcccccccacagacacaaacaaaTTTGATATAAACAGACACTGCCACTGTGGTCTATACATGGCGTTTCTGTACAAGATAAAGAAAGTCAGTTGACAACTACCCACAATTCCACATGTCACAACGAGGGAACGAGGGGAAAACGGGGATGGAGGGGTCCTAAGTGTGCATGAGACAGAGGAGGAtgacagaggggggggggtgactagaAGGAAGGAGATGTGGAGAGAGGAGAGGGTGAGAaaggagaaagagaaagagaaaggctGGGAGGACagagcgagagagggagagaaatcgCTTGAACCAAAAGTGCAGAATTACATAAGTcaacataacaaaaatgttcacTTTCTTTGCAAcacagaatgtttttttttcctttaataattatcattataatcataataacaataaacttTTTTTGTACGGAAaacagtaataacaataatagtaacaataatgATCATAATTCCTACATGAACATTAGCagtaaaaacatatttaaaaaaaaaaaatcagaaaaagaATGACTGAACAAATGAAAGTTTCGCGGTCTCTTTGTCACTGGACAGCAACTGTATTTTTTCTATTCTTGCAGggtgatagagagagagagagagagagacagagacagagacagagacagagaaagagagagaggcgTCCCCCCTTAACCTCACCCCTAAGGCCTGCCCACATTACCACCCCGCCACCCCCATGGAACATGCTGCTCTCAGCCTGGGCCCCCATAGGCCTTGAGCACACAGCCTGCTCCGGAATGGTCTACTTGGATACGGCGGGGGGGAGGTAGGGGAGGTGGGGCGGAGGGAGAAGCACAAGCCTGGTGTGAATACTCTGAGGtgtgcttgtctgtctgtctgtctgtctgtcggtgtgtgtgcctgcgtgcgTGAGTGCATACAGTATGCTTGCGTGAGTCAACGCCTCTTTGATTTCGGCACGTCGCCACGGTGACGAGCAGAGGAGGGGCCGTGTCGACCCGCCGCTTCAGCTGGTTGGCGTCAACAGTGGGGGGTGGGAAGTGAGGTGGGAGGGGAGAATGGGGAGCAAGGGCAGAATATGACAGCCCCCCCTGGGATGAAGGGGCGGATGGAGAGAGCCGGGGGCCACCCCCCCAGGGTGGCTGTATGGAATGCTGGGGCAATGCCCCCACCACTCTGTGCCATCAAGCCCCCATCTATCCCCCCAGCCCTCCATGGTTTCTCATGGACTCCTTCTCCCCTCCCCTGAATTGAcacggcacccccccccccttccagacAGACAATGGCGGTTTGGCATGATGCTGCTCAACACAGGTGGCTGAAATGGACCTTTATACACCAGGGGATTCTCCTGCGGGAGAGAAACACAAAGATTAAAAATTCACACTGGATAAGGACTCGCATGACACAACAATCCCCCCCTATTACAGCAACTGCAAGGCAGAGAATACAGTTCGTCTTTAGAGCAATGATACAGTTACGTAACTGTAAGTGATCTGTACCTGCCTCACATGATAAAACTTTCTGGTCTATTATTTCATATATAGACCAAAAATCCAGTGTGATTTCATTACGCCTTAATCCATTTTAGTTCCCTTGCTGAAGCTGCTGCCGTCTTGGAGTCTTTGTGTTTATAACAAATTTATAGCATTAAAATGATGAGCAATATTTCCTTCATGGACACTCATCACACTAGGCTGAAGATggcatatattttattttagccAGATGCTGTAGCTTGAGATTATAAAAATACTTTGTAAAGGACCTAAAGATTACAAAAGAAATGACGTTTATAATGTTGTGTTAAAAAAATCAGAATCCAGTAAATACGTAATGCGGGCACTAGGATTTTTCTCGAGTTCGGGTTTGGGTTTTCTCTAGCATACTTTTGGACCGTCTTTCTAAGATCTAGACCAGCGTTTCTGAAACCGGTACTCGGGGACCCCTGGACGGTCCATGTGTTTGTTCACTCACAGCCTCCCAGCctgagcaaaaacatggactagaGGAGCGGATTGAGAAGCTGCCATATGGACGCCAGTGGCAAGTGCAGGTTAACGGTGGCAGGGAACGCTGCGGGTCACTGACCTGCATTAGACTCCCGCCTGCTCCATGCTGTACTGCAGGTCAGGGGGCTTCAGGCTGAGGAGCATATCGCTGGTGCACGAGGAGGGGTAGCAGGCCGCAGTGTGAAACTCATCCTCTACGTCACACGCTATAATGGCAGAAGGGGGCAGTGGGAGTGGTGgtgtggagaacaagcagagtcACAATCACAGCGAATCAGAATCAGGAGGAATCAGAATCAAGACAAATCAGAAATGAGACAAATCAGAATCAAGAAGGATCTGAATCAGAATCAAGGGCGAATCAGAATCCAGAAGAATCCGAATCAGGAGGAATACGAATCAGTAGAAGGTTTTTTGGCCAAGTATGTTCACATGCACAGGGAATCTGTCTCCGGCTGTCAGTGACTCTCATTCTTAAATGTAACAGATGGTTTCCACTGCTAACGAGTCACTGCACTTTACATTTTTACCAACCCACTgtaattgtatatatttttcaaattttCAGCTGTTGATAAGCTGCTCGCTGTTTTAGtctactttatttatttttatttatcatgTTAGTATTGTTATTTTACTCATATTTTTCCTTACAATTTTACGAGTAGTTTTGCACACTAAAGGCCCCCTGTTAAGTGCtgagccccctgaatctgccagggtacccATGCCTCTACTGTACCTGTGACTGTGATACAGTGTATGATTGtttatgtgacaaataaaacttgaaaaACTAAAACTTACAGTAGAAACATGCAAAGTTAACAGAAGACGATCACATACAGTTCGACCGATATCAATGATCAATGTATTTAAAGGACAGGAGTGCCTGTCAGTGCAAGGAATGCTGaagtaaatgtacaaaacattacAATAATGACAGCGAGTTAATTACATCAGTGAAgtaatgcaggggggggggctacatgGGGGGCACATTACCTGATTCCTCCCTGTGGTGCAGCTGCTGGCTTCCTGTGAGAGACGATTGGCTGAGGATGTCAGACATCCGGGCAGAGCTTAGCGCCTTCCCAGCCAATAGGCTCATTCCGCTCATAGGCTCGGCCTGGTCCTGTGGGGGCGGGGCGTGACAGGCGGTGTCAGGTGGGGCCGAGGGGCGGCGCGGCGGAGACGCCCCATGAGGCGCATGGACACTCACGTAGGCGTCGTCGCAGGTCTGGATGGTATGGTGCCGCTGCAGGGGCCCACGAGCTCGGTACCCCTCGCCCTGACCAGCCCGAGTCATATAGCTGGTGCCATTGTGGTCGGGCAGCTCCATGACCTGTCCTGAGGGCAGACACTCCACGTGGTCGCTCCCAGGGGAGTCTGCAAGAGCGGCACAGCCATTACTTAACACATACCTGCTATTATACTACCTCAGTGCCTCTTAACTTCCTGAATATTTGTATTTTCGGGTCATAGAACAGTCCTATTAGATTCTTGCTTTGTTAAATTTTTTTGTATAGctcctagctgcacttatgcctagttcACTCCTTGACAATGTGTATGTCTGTAATGTGCCGTCTGTAATGTGCCGTCTGTAATGTGCCGTCTGTAATGTGCCGTCTGTAATGTGCCGTCTGTAATGTGCCGTCTGTAATGTGCCGTCTGTAATGTGCCGTCTGTAATGTGCCGTCTGTAATgtgtacatcgctttggacaaaagcatctgctgaataGGAAAAATGTAAATGGTGCACTTTTTATAAACCTCTGATGGGAACGGAAACGGTCGGCCCTTCAGAATCAAATGGCATTATCTTTAGAGCTTGTCTGAAGATTGCAGAAACTCACAGACAACAcgtcaaaaatatataaatactgaaaatgacttggatcacataaaatcatatGATATATAAATAAGTGCTGTTTAATATTTGTTAGTTGCACACTATATCTTTATAGTGCACACTATATCTTTAATCTTATATCTTTAACTATATAAAGTGCACACTATAtctttaatgtcattttttgttgaaaaaaaaagtaataagtagataaacaaataaacaaaacaaacaaacaaataaaatgactgAGTGCGAAGTGGCTTGGGCAGACCACATATAAAGTTCCTTATagtaacttttaaacttttcaattccattaatttagcatttttaataatgggcACCAAGTATTATTTACAATTTTTTCAGATTTGTGGGGATCTTCCGACTGTAGGTGACACAAACGTGAAGGGGTGAATATGAAGGGCTGGAATATAACCGGGTGGGCATGGTGGTCCAGTGAGTAGCACCTCACACCTTCCTGGCTGGGAGCACGAATCCCATGTgtgctctatgtgtgtgtgcgtgtacctTCTGTATGTGCGTGCCAGGTTTCTGCGGGTATATTTTGGGCTCTctagtttcctcccacagtcgaAAGACAAATCATGGATCCTCTATAATATCCACAGCGTGTGATTGTTTATCTGTGTTCCCTGTAAAAGACTGGTATCCCATCTCGGGTGAGCCCAGTGCATTCTGCTATCAGCTCCATGCTCAGTGTCCTTCTTCTACTGGCTGATTAGAACATATTGATGGATACTCAAGCTTGTCTTGCAATCAACGCTGCATATGGACAGTTTGCATTGTACAGAGCCTCACCAATGGCATTTATTAGCATGAATAGGTTGATAACAAGCTTACCGAGTTGTATTCATACCTGGGATGATACACATCTCTTGATTGGTGCAGCTGTCTTATAATTTTGCTGCAAGATGTGTTAAATGAAGTGAATGTGGAAGAGTCTGACACTATGAGTCTATGGATTTCCTGTGTATAGGACAAATGTTAATGTATTGTGTGCTATTCGTGGTTTGTTTTTATCAAAAGCAATTGCTTTTGATGAAGTGCTTAAAACAAATTACCTTCGGGTCAataaatctaatctaatctaatggaATGCTGATAAACCAGGCAATTTCCACTTGGGTTTCCAGCAGAATCACTGGTATTTACCCATCATTACAGCATCTGACAGTAGTActtaaagaaaaacagacatCTGTCGCTTTTTAATGTGTTACTGCTATCAGGCTTTAAGTAAAGCATGTGAATCCAGGTAAGACAGAAGGATGTGGGTGTGTTATGAAAAGCAGAACAATGGCGTCTGCCACAGTACCCTGAGGGGAAATGATTACACACCGTTCTGTGCTAAGCTTATCCTAAGCAAAAGCTTACTTAAGCTGTGGGACCAGTTATTAAGGAAGGAAGACCTTTCTGGGAAATAGTTATTAAGAAGATTACAACCAATGAGGTAGAGGACAGAGGAATCTAGATCCGAATCTGAATCCTCTATAGTTTACAAGTGCGGTTTTAGCAGCGAGTAACGTGCTTTAGCGCTAATTACTTTGATAATTACTTCACAGAGACATCCAGGCAAAAGGGGATCACAGAGAACACAGAATTACACACACAATTACAGGTTAAGGGTGATTCAGAGGCCTAGGTCTGATCTCTTCAGGCTGGGAGAGGAAATCGGAGTGCCCGGTGGAAAAGCAGACAAACACGGGGAGAATTCAAgctaactccacacacagagggcCAGGGCCGGGAAGAGCGAGGTCACGATGTCACCTACTGAGGCACAACACCAGCCTGCAGCACATCTCCTGCTGCATAAATCAGTCTGTTAGGGTAATAAAAAGCTTTATGGGTGTGTCTGTGATAAGTGCTGAGTGAGGTACAGATTTCAGACGCTGGATGCCGGGATGCAGTCTAACCTCTGGCTGCGGGGGCAGTGTGCAGGTAAGGGTGCCGGTGCGGACCGGTGCTGTAGGGAGGCGTACTGTCCCGTGGGGGTGCCAGCAGCTCGTGGCCCTCCCCGCAGGCCACGGCCTTGGCCAGCAGGCCCTCGTGGTAGCCGGGCGGCTCGTCCTCCTCCATGCTCTCGGAATGGGGCAGCGGCGGGGGCCGGCACTCGGGGGGTCGGATCTGCAGCAGGTGGTGGTATTGAGGGGGGGCCGGGGCCTCCAGGGACTCGCCCGGGCTCAGGTGGCGCAGGAGCAGCAAGTCGCTGTAGTcctggggggtggcgggggcggcgggggcGGCCGGGGGGGCCGGTCGGGGCGTCTGGCGCTTCAGCAGGGCGGCTAAGTCCTGCGGGGGCAGCCGGGGGTCGgcatggccgctgagggagtgccGGGGGGAGAGCAGGCCCTGCAGGGTGGGCGTGACGTGCTGCGAGGGCCGGTATTCGGGCGGCGTGGGGGACAGCAGGGCCTGCTGGAGGGCTGACGGGCTGCCGTAGCCCCCGGCTGCCGCCGAGCCGCCGCTCTGGTAGGCCTCCAGCCCTGGCACTTTCAGGGAAGTGGCCTGTAGGTAGGGGTTATACccacccaccaccccaccccccgtgGGCCCCCTCCCAGCCTCCCCGAGCAGGTGAGGACTGAACTGGGCTGGGTCGTAGCCTGGGGTGTAGCTGAACCTGCTCAGGCTGCGACTGTGGAAGAAAAGGCAAGGAAAAGAGCGAGATCCGTCACCCCCAGTCACTTCCACCCGGCGTCCGTATCACCAGGAGCCGAGCACaacatccaccccccccaccagcgTAAAGGCCAAAGGCGGGCTACCTACATCTACGCCTCCAACGGAGAGTCTAATAAAATGGCATTTCTTAATCCAGTTTGTGGGGACCACCagacagtccgcatttttgTCCATAGAGATTACCAGCACACCTGTAACGGGTATTCAacgttcctgattggctggtagctaggagggagcgaaaatgtggactgtctggggatctctgtggactgggctgagaaacGCTACACTAAAAGACATCAGTAAGACTACAATAATACACTGAAAACTGAAGGTGAGGGAAATTACTAGCTACAGCAGCAGTTCAACAAAACCAGCACCTCCTGAGGTTAATTTGTAGTTTATTAAAGGAAGAACTCTGTAAGTGCTCAAAATGAGGACAGAAAACTACATTTCTGATCCTTCCCGAAGCGGGCCAGTTTTGGTGAATGAATAAGACTGTCGGACCTGAATGGCCCAGTAGAGGGAGCTCTAGTCCAAGTCCGGCTATCCGCTAGTTTTACGATGCAGCTGAAATCAACTTACGGCATCCTGCTTTGCTGACAGTGGCCAGGATGAATAGATTTAGTTGAGTGTTGCGAAGGGGGGGGCAAGCTTGTGGCCATTTGATGATGTCATATTTTTCATAGAACTGGTGGATGATTCAgctttaagtttttttttttcttctcaaacATTCACTTCAACATTCATGACCTGAACTTTCCAACCGCAAGTAATGTAGGAACTATGGCCCTCGCTCTCCATTCAGAAACAGGATGGATGAGCAAATCACGCATGACGACCACGACCGTTAAAACCCGTCTCGCGTCAGGTTAGGCTCACGGCAGCTTTAGCCTGTTGCTTACAGAACATTTCAGCAAGGAGGCGTTTTGCGCTCCTGAACATCGGCAGCGACATGAGACACGCATGCAGGCAATGTGTTTTACATGAATTTCAGTTAaaagaaaatatgaaaaatagtATAAAAATCCAGAGGatgggagaagaaaaaaaatcaggaatgTACAAGTATGGATACAGAAAGAATTGTCCAAAGTGAGGGAGAGTGGAAGGGGAATGGAAAAAGAGGATGATGGGATATGGGGGCGGGCCCATCTGTGGGCGTGGTCAGAGTACAGCCAGTCACCTGTGGGTCTCGGCACTGTCGGCGCTCAGCTGCTTCCCGAGCACCCGGTGGCACGGTGTGTTCAGGAAGCCCTGGCGCtgggccccgccccccagctccgcctcctgaACCTGAATGGTCACTTGCTGCTGGGGGACGGCCTGGGCCATGCCAACGTTGCGGGGCAGGCCGGGGGGTTGCTGGGGAAGTGCCATGCGAGGGAGGCTGGTAGGTGGGGGGCTACCACCAGGGGTCTGATAGAGGCTGGCACCATGCTGGTACTGCGCTGAAGACGgcccacctgcagggggagttAGAGAGACACGGAAGAGCGATGACGTTTTTTCTTTCCTGCGAAATGGGGGCCTGTAAAAGAAGGATGAGGTGTAGGGGCTCACCATGGCCCTGCATCATGCCTGTACTGCCAGGGGGGGGGCTCTGGTTGGGCTGCCTGAACAGATGATTGCTGggatgtgttgggggggggcttgacgGCTGGATACGCAACCTGAGAGAAACACACACGGGCATGTCAGAGTGGAACGGCACTGGGCAATACTATGGAAGCCTAATTAGGACAAACCACGCAAACTTCTCTAAATGCCCATTACAAAAAGAGAAGCTACAAATAGATATGCATCTACCATCCCATTTGCATTCTTAAGGGCTCTTTTTCCCCTTTTGGGTCATTCACACAAACCTGAGAATTTTTCAGAACGAAAATGTTGCCATGAAATACAGTGTTTGTCTTCTGTGTCGACCAATAGTCATGAACTTAATGTTTTAGGTATATTAAAATTGTCATTGCTTAACCTGccttttttaagcattttcccCAAATTGCTAGCAAAAATCTCATTACGGTAAGATAAGATCAAACAACACAATAatggataaatgttttttaatcTTTCAACTTTATCGCATGTAATCCTCAATAAGTCATAGAATGAGATGTAAATTTTTTGCTCAGATTCTTTTAGCTTTGTCATTTTTCTCGTTTCCAGACTTCAAACTCAAACTCTTATCCTGAATTTGATGAAATGCTTATTGCAGAAATAAAtggcaaaactcaaaaaaaaaaaattgcacaatGGCATTGTATAATTTGAGTCGGTCTTCAAACAAGTTTTAGAAAGTAAAGAAAAGTGATATGTTATGGTAATAAGCTTGTGAGAATAACCCTTTGAGTGATGTTTTGCGGTAATGAGTTCGTGAGAATGACCCTTTTAATGGTGTAGCTATCTAGCTGTGATTGGATACGTTTCCTCCAGTCGTCTCCTATTACTGATACGGCCGATGTTAGTCAACACTGGGGACCGGGGGCTCGATGGAGACGACTCAGCTTACAGATCTGACAGCGGAGGTGTCAGAATTACGCTTCGCTGCTTTATGCCTCATAGGAAAACGTAGTGAGGAATACGGGCGACGAAAACACCAATCGTTGTTCAAGACAATGCGTAGTATTAGAAGGGATTTCAGAGCAATTACATGGTACTTGACAGAACTACAAGAACGTCTATCAGCCTCAGCAGAGGCTGCCAATAAGGGGAGGCTGAACAATTTGAGGCACATTTGACTGTCAAAACACGGCTCAATAGTATCTAACAATACAGGGCTGTGCAGAACTCTTAGGCATTCAAAGAACGTTTTGaaagctatttatctgagtAGTAAGTGTACATtagcacagaaaaaaacacaatttaaacacattttaacattagaacatagcAAATGAACAGTAACATAGTAAAAACTAATAAGAATTTCTTAAGTCCTCCAAAAGTTACTGATACCTTATTGGACAGCTAGAAGAACATTACTTCAGTGTTCCAtctatttgttacatttcaccaccagctcacttaacttaattaattaattactcTAAATAATCTGAAGAGGTATTAATTAGCCAAACACGGGGCCCggatcacaaagctggatttacTGCCTAGTCAGATAGCTTGTCAGATTGAATGTATCCCACTTTAAATGGGCTTCATCTTTGTTTACAGGTAGCACTAGTTAAATCCAAAAAGCTATCCAGCTATGCAAGAAATCCTGCTACGTGATTCCCCTGGTGTGTTAGTGGTCGACTTCAGAAATGCATGGGTATATTGAATGGTTGCcacaaatactggggtgactttagcagaggttttaacatgactaagctgacacacttcgGAAGACATAATATCGTAGTTTTATACCAGCATGGACATCATTTTCTGTGACTGCATTAGACTTCTGTACATTATAGtaaatctgcaaaataaatgtgtatgatCATAACTGATTTTCACCATTTGAGGAACCCGAGCCTTTTCGTGGGGTTTAAGCTCTGGAGTTACCTTTGGAGCTGGTGAGTGAGGTGGCTGGGCTGCGTCTCTCCGTGTCCCAAAGACAGGCCCTGCTGACGAGAGCATGCGAGGTCAGACATTACACACGCACAGCATGTTGGGTAAAAAAATGACTCCAGACAAAAACAAACGGCACAGCCTGGAGAACGTCAACCCGCGACACTACTGTTCTTTGTGGTCAATACAACTCTGCCCCCATTGTCCTATTCTGagctcccataatcctctggaGGCAGTGAAGCCTTTACAGACACCTTTGCATCTACAGAACCCATGACCGCAAATGAGAGTGACCTGGATCTGCTGGTGTAGGATCTGTTGCTCTTGCTGGTACAAgacatgctgctgctgcgtgTGTTCTAGGAACTTCTCATCCTGCGGCGCCGAGTACAACTTCTGCAGCTGCTCACACTCCTAAAGGAATGCGAAAGTGGGGGAAACATATAGGGGGGTAAGGGCACCAAGAAGGTGTGGCATGCCATATTCATATAGTTGTTACCGGATGGCTCGTGGTAAGTGCTTAACTTAGGCAAAAATATtgtgagggcagaaggaaaaatgatttgttcagagagataaccaatcagattgtggagaaggtgggaccaagacatctgattgattGGTCCCACATCCTCTAGTTGctttgtattaataataatacgaATCAGACAGCAAAGGGATGAATGTAAACAGCAGAATAATTATCAAGCCCcgttagcaacccacttgctcAGGTTGTCCCCAATCACCCCCTACAGGCTATTCGGAGAACAGCAACGGGACACCTCTGTACCTGCTTGATCTGCCGGAGGATGCTGTTGTTCTCCAGTTGTGCCTTGAAGGCCTGGATGGAGGTGGCCCCATCAGAGAAGCGCCGCACTGGGGAGAACCTCTCCATGGGCAGGTGTAGCGTGTTGCAGTCCTTGTAGCTAGACCTGCACAGGGGGGGGCGtagcacgcacgcacacacatacacacccacccacacacacgaaCAGACAAACACGCACAAACGGACACTTTTACTGAGTGCGAGGCGGCAACCCCACCGGCCCACACAAGCCATGCTGGGCAGGcgcgggggcagggggaggcTGGCGGTGACGTCGTCGTCAACGCCAACTGTCGTCAAGAAGCGTGGGTCGAGCAGCAATACCCGACCCCGTCTGTCTGTCAGAGAGTCTGATCCATTTATCCTTCTAAACCAGCTGGCAGCTTCTAAGGATGCCCAGGAGAAGAGGCCTCATCTCTATGCGTCGCTACGACCGGGCCAGAGC is part of the Paramormyrops kingsleyae isolate MSU_618 chromosome 17, PKINGS_0.4, whole genome shotgun sequence genome and encodes:
- the sik3 gene encoding serine/threonine-protein kinase SIK3 homolog isoform X2, translated to MAAVSSGGAAGSTAAGITHSTRPAPVGMGAQGRLQTSSGISHHKSATATGCITGSSHLQPSRPPPVRVGYYEMERTIGKGNFAVVKLATHMITKAKVAIKIVDKTQLDDENLKKIFREVQIMKMLRHPHIIRLYQVMETERIIYLVTEYASGGEIFDHLVAHGRMAEKDARRKFKQIVAAVHFCHCRNIVHRDLKAENLLLDHNLNIKIADFGFSNMFTRGQLLKTWCGSPPYAAPELFEGKEYDGPKVDIWSLGVVLYVLVCGALPFDGSTLQNLRARVLSGKFRIPFFMSTDCEYLIRHMLVLDPNRRLSMEQICKNKWMKQGDPDPEFERLIAECEQVKSERETELINEQVLMAMDDMGFKREETLQSLQTDAYDHCSAIYSLLCERLKKHKTLHFKPPGPRGLPIPLSNVQMDGPILTVPHVQLINPENQIVEPIRNMALDSDEGEEPSPEAMARYLSMRRHTVGVPDPRSDPQEDLPKDIDHLRMVTPPPIPFVAFGNNHMLVPPQNLQPTQQLEYKEQSLLQPPTLQLLNGMGPLGRRASDGGANIQVHAQLLKRPRGQSPLVTSPHPIPAVAPVDEEGSDGEPDQEAVQRSSYKDCNTLHLPMERFSPVRRFSDGATSIQAFKAQLENNSILRQIKQECEQLQKLYSAPQDEKFLEHTQQQHVLYQQEQQILHQQIQGLSLGHGETQPSHLTHQLQRLRIQPSSPPPTHPSNHLFRQPNQSPPPGSTGMMQGHGGPSSAQYQHGASLYQTPGGSPPPTSLPRMALPQQPPGLPRNVGMAQAVPQQQVTIQVQEAELGGGAQRQGFLNTPCHRVLGKQLSADSAETHSRSLSRFSYTPGYDPAQFSPHLLGEAGRGPTGGGVVGGYNPYLQATSLKVPGLEAYQSGGSAAAGGYGSPSALQQALLSPTPPEYRPSQHVTPTLQGLLSPRHSLSGHADPRLPPQDLAALLKRQTPRPAPPAAPAAPATPQDYSDLLLLRHLSPGESLEAPAPPQYHHLLQIRPPECRPPPLPHSESMEEDEPPGYHEGLLAKAVACGEGHELLAPPRDSTPPYSTGPHRHPYLHTAPAARDSPGSDHVECLPSGQVMELPDHNGTSYMTRAGQGEGYRARGPLQRHHTIQTCDDAYDQAEPMSGMSLLAGKALSSARMSDILSQSSLTGSQQLHHREESACDVEDEFHTAACYPSSCTSDMLLSLKPPDLQYSMEQAGV